The following is a genomic window from Armatimonadota bacterium.
TCCCCCAATCGCGCGGTGAGGTCAAGCGCGGGCGGCGCTGCTCGCGACGATGAGATCAGCAGGGAAACAAGCAGGAGACATGAAGCGGGATTCAACATTGCACGGCCAATGCCCATGACTCCCTCCTGTCCGCCTCCGGCAGAGAGCATTGCCTTCGGTACTAGGACGCGTCAGCGATGATGGTCGTTCCGTGTCAGGCAGACAACGGAAGCTGCGGCCGGCCCGATCAGCCCGGCCGTCGCCAACTGAAGTCGGCGTGCTTATTCTGCGGCGTCCGCCGCGGCGATCTCATCCCACTGCGGCACATGCTTCTCGTCGCGCGCAAGGCAATCCGCGAGCAGGGATTGCTCGACGCGCAGCAGGCGCAGCATCTCGCGCATGCCGCCCTCACTCTGCCCCTCGAATGACTGCATCCCCGGGCGCGTCCACGGCGGCTGCATGTTGACCGTCGCGATGCGGATGACGCCGCCCGGCGCGCCCTCGCCGTAGACGCGCTCCATGATCTCTATTGCGCGCTCGTAGCGCTCGAGCGACGCAATGATGAGCGGCATCACGGCGGCCGTTGCGGACGCCGCACCGCGCTTGCCGGCGAGCCATTCCTGATACGCCACCGCCGCGCGCAGACGCGCGCCGTGGTGCCGGCCCAGTTCCGCCGCGAGTTGCATCAGATCGCAGATGCGGCGAAACTCGTCGGCGCCGCGCTCGGGCTGCTGTGCGCGCAGCCGGCGCACGAGGTTCTCCGTCCGCTGGGCGCGGCGCTCCACGTCCTCAGCGGTTTCGAGCGGGCCGACGTCGGTCGCGGCATCGGCGAGATGCGGGTCGTCAACGTATTCGGGAACGGTGATCCAATCCCGGCTCCACCGCTTTTTGCGCGGGATGCCCCAGGAGAATGCCTGCTCCAGCTCCGGGCGATCAATGCCGGTGTGGCGGAAGCTGCTGATGCTCGGCATGCCGAGGTAGGAGATGAGCGGCAGGCCGACCTGGGGCTTGTAGTTGTTGTTGCGGTAGTAGAGCTGGCAGCCGATAGCGGGGATGATCCCGCTCGACTCCTCGGCGGCGGCCAGGAAGCCCTCGGCATTCACGTCACCGCCGTAGCGCTCCCGTACGCGCGCGATCCAGTGCGACTGTTCCTCGTCCTGCGCCCGGTCGGGATCGTTGAGATACCGGCCGAATGCAGCCTCGGTGATCCAGTTGATACCGCCGTCGCCGGTATCCATGAACAGCCCGCCTGCGCCTTTATCCTTGAGCCCCTGACAGACGCCTCGGACGAACGAATAGCTGCCGAAGAACAGCCAGTGTGGTGTCTGAGCCGAAATGACGGCGGCGGGCCTGCCGGTGTGATTCTGGAACAGCGTGATGCGCGTGCTCGCTTCGGGAACGAAGAACTGCTCCTCCTGGAGCTTGCACATCGGCTGCCAGTTAGCCAGCCCGCGCGAGAGGAGGTCGAACTCGTGGGGGTAGATGCCTTGGTCGCGCAGGATGATGTGCGGCTGCGGATCCATCGCCGCGACGGTGTCGCACAACGCCGCGCGCGTGAAGTCCACACAGGGCACCGGGTTTTCGCCGACCGTGGGCGCGAGGCCGACCTGCGGGTACTCGCGGAAAAACGCGCGGTACGCTGCGGCGGTGTAGGCGCGCGATTCGGGCGTGTCGGCGCCGGCGTATTCGAACACCTGGCCGTGGTAGGGCAGGTTGTGGGCGCGCGCGAACGGGCCGGGCAGGAAGATGCTCCAGGTCAGGATGTAGATCCTGATGCCGCGCGCCTCGGCTTCGTCAATCAGGCCGTGGAACCAGGCCTTGTTGCGCTGCAATTGCTCGGGCGTGAGCGTGGCGGCTTCGGGGAACTCGGGGATCTCGACGAGACCCGGGAACGGGTGCGGGTGCAGGAAGAGGATCGCATTGTAGCCCTCGCCGGCGAGGCGGCCAAGGCGCTCGCGCCAGTAGTCGAGGCGGCAGAAAGGGTGATCGAAAGTCTCGTCAACTCCCTCCCACTGCGCCTTGAAGCTGTCCCAGTAGTAGCCGGTCGCGCCGCCGCCGGCGTACATCGGCAGCCCGCCGATGATCGCGCCGCGAAGAGAGAAGGCGGGCGAATCGCCGGACGGCGCCGCTTGCGCCGGCAGGCAGAGACAGCCGAATACGAGCACGACGAGGAGCATCGCGAGGATCATTGGATATCACCGCTCACGCGCCCGGCTTGGGTGAGTACAGCACCACCGGCCGCCACACGCCGCCGAGCGTGGTCTCGGCATCGGCGAGCACGGCGAGCGTGTTGACCTCGCCGGGGCGGATGACGTCGGTCACATCCACGTCGAACGGCGTCATCCACGAGTTGGGTGTTTCCCTCTCGGGATGGCTGTACACATACTCGCCGTTGACGAAGATCGTCCCGCGCTCGTCCACCGCGCCGAAGTAGAGCATCACCGTGCGGCCGCGGAACAATGCGGGGACATCGAACCTCACCCTTGCCCAGCCCGAGCCGGTCAGTCCCTCGCGGCCCTGCTGATGCCACTGGCTCGTGGTGACGACCGTCTCCCAGGCCAAATCGTCGAAATCCGGGCGGTACCAGCCCTGGGACATGCCGGTCAGATCCGGGTCGGCGCGGAAGCGCCACCGCATCGGCAGGGCGACGGCGTCGTTCTTCTCCCAGAACTGGCGCGAGCGCGAGTAGGCCTCCTGCACCATCAACACGCGGCGCTCCTTGGAGCCGTCGAGCGGCAGGCTCTGGCGGACCGCCGCAAGCGCCTCGTCATAGTCGAAGCCCGGGCTGAGGTCAACGCCGTAGGGGTCGGGCGTCTCGCGCGCGGCATGCTGCTGCTGCCAGTCGGCGGCCGCGATCGCCTGGTTCGCCCACGTGAACCAGCGCCAGTAGGCCGCGTTATCTTCTTTGCCATATGTCGGCCCCTCGTAGAAGATCCAGTAGCCGTCGGAGAGGTCGGAGATCATCACCGCGTTCTTGCCCGAGAACTCCGGGTCGGCACCCCACACGATGGGGTCAATGCCGCCCATGTACCGAAACGGCACCTCAGCTCTCCGCACCGAGGCGATGTTCGCCTGCAGCCGCGCGCGGTTGGCCTTGAGCGCCGCTTGCTCGGACAGCAGCTTGCCGCCCGACCGGCCGTAGGTGACGGCGTCGGCGAGTATGAGCGGCGCGCGCTCGGTCGTCCACTCGCGCCACACCGCCTCCCTAATGAACAGCGTCCCGGGCGCGGGATAGACGATGAATTGGAAGCGCGGGTTGATAGCATGCACCTGCTCGCGCAGCGCGCGGCAGCGGGCGCGCCACGATGCAATCTGGAACTCGGCAAACTCGTCCACCAGGGTGCGGCTCTCGAGCCAGGGGTAGCGCTCGGAGGGCGCGAGGTCCGGCATCTCCATGCCCCGGGCGCGCGCGAACTCGCGCATGATCTTCTCGTCGTAAGAGAGATCGTAGCAGTTACCGCCGCGGCCTTGCGCGTAGTTCTCGAAGTCGAGGAAGACGCCGACGACGGCCGGCACCTCGGCGCTGACCCGCGCCTGGCCGACGATGTTCTCCGTCATCCACTGCCACAGCTCGTCGGAGTTGGGGCTGTAGAGGTCTTGCTCGAGGCCGTCGGCCCACACCAGCTTGGTGCCGGTCTTGGTGGATAACGTCCCGCGCATCCATGCCATGTAGTACATGCCGTGCTGCTGTGCCAGCTCGGCGACGCGGCGCACGCGCTCCATATCCTCGCCGCCGATGCGCGGGCACACGACGTTAAAGTCGGCGTCGGCGATCTCGCGCACGTTGTCCTCGGTCATGACCCAGTCGTTGGCGCGCATCAGGACCTTGTCCACCAGGACGCGCAGCTTGTCGGTGCGGCCGAGGGCGTCGCGCGGCGGGAGATCCGCGAGCGCCACGCCGCCGCGTCCGAGGAGCAGCATTACAGCGATGATGCACCCCAGCGATCGCGAGCGGGTTCTCGGTATCAGGAGACGTCGTTGCATTGTGGCCTGCTCCTTTGGAGATTGCGGTTCCCGCCTGCGGCGGGGATTTCCTGCCCGAGAGGGAATGACTGACCCGCGCGTCGGCCTGGATCGGAAAACCGCAGAGGCGCAGAGGATACGCGTCGCCCGCGGCCCTAAGACATGTCCGCCTTGGGCCGAGCTGCAGCGAGCGTCCCCCTCCCGGACACGCCGCCGCGTGTAAGCTACTCGCTTCGTCTCCTCACGCGGGCGCCTCCACCACGACCGCGATGTGGGCGCCTTTGGTGATGCCGAACGGGACGAAGGAGTAGCGGTCGCGCCAGATGTCGTCGGCGCTGCGCGGGTCCTCGCGCCAGCTCGCGCCGCCGGAGAAGCTGCGCGGGCCGATGCCGATCGGGTTGGCGTTGACGTTGTGGTGCGGCCCGAGCAGGTTGCGGCAGCTCCCGAACAGCTCGATCTCGAATACGTTGACCCGCCGCCTGTTGAGCAAGCCGGTGACCTCGATCTCATGCGGCCGCCAGGGAATGTACCCCGCCTCCCGCCCGTTGACCGTCACCTTTGCGAGAACCGCCTCCATGCCCTCGAGGCGTAGGAAGGCGCACTCTCCTTCCGCCAGCGGCGCGCGCAGTTCCTGGCGATATGCGATTGAGCCGCGGAAGAACCGGTAGCCCTGCGGGCCGAGGTCGCCGGTGTGGACTTCGGTCTGCGCCTCGGTGAGCGCGAACCGGGGCGGGCCGCCATCCCACCGCGCGTTGCGGCGCGTGACGCCGAAGTCACCGATGAGGTAGACGCTCTCGACCTCGAGGCCGGGTTTCGCCGTCGTCGTCAGCTCGATCTCGTTCATGCCCTTGAGCAGCAAGCCGGCGATGTCTATCCGGCGGAACGAGATGTCGCACCACCAGCCGTCCGGCGCGGGCACGTCGCGGCCGTTGACGGTGATGGTGTAGATCTCGGGCTGCTCGACGAGCAGGAAGACCTCCCGCTTACGGCCGGGGTCGAACTCGACGGGGCAGGTGAAGCGCAGCGCGAGCGGTGTCGGCTCGCGCAGACCGTGGAGCGATTGGCTGAGCCAGATCGTCGGCACCTCATCGCGCCATTCGCCGTTGCCCATGCGGAAGGCGCAGTAGTCCAGGGTGAGCGCGTTGTGATCGCGCGGCTCGACTTGCCAGCGGTCATCGAACGGAATGCGGCGCACCTGGCGCAGCACCGGGGCGGGTCCCGCGACCGGGTCCTGCGCGCGATTGAGCGCGAGCAGCCGCGAGCCCGCGGGCGCGAAGATGATGCGCGCCGCCGTGTACCCCTGGGCGTAGACCGACGGCAGCAGCGTGACCTTGCCGCTTTGCAGATCCCAGTCCTCGAGGAGACCCCTGCCGCGCAGGCGCACCTCGGCGTGCACCTCGCGCTTGTTGTCGGTGTTGGCGAGGAAGAAAACCTGCCGGTCGCCCACATCGCGCTGCTGGTAGCAGATGGAATGCGCGTCCTCCTCGTGGCGCCCGAGCACGTGCAGGGCGCGCTCGAGCGCCGAGTCGTGCTCGAGGACCACGATCTCGGGCTCGAGGATGCCGTCCAGGGTGAGGCGCAGCTCGTCGCGGTCATTGGCGATGATGGTCGCGACGCGGCGCAGTTCATTGGCCGGGCGGTCGGATTCCGCGCCCTGCTCCAGCACCGGCAGCGGCTCGACGCAGACGATCCGTCCGCCGGCGTCCGCGAAGCGCAGCAGCAAGTCGAGCACCTTGGCGCGCATCGTCACGCTCGGCGGCACGATGACCACCTTGTAGCGGGACGTGCCGACGCGCAGGCTGCCGCTCTCGATCGAGCCATGGCGCTCGACGATCTTCTCGTCGCCGTAGTCGTAGTCGCGGTGGATGTCGAGCAGGAAGGTGCTGAGGCGCGAGAACTGCTCGTTGAGGCGCATCACGGGTTGGTCGTCCAGGGGATCGTGAATCGCCCACGCGCTGCCCATGGGATGCAGCAGCAGGAGGTCGCACTTATGCCGGCCGCTGGTGAGCGCCGCGCCGAGGCGGGCGAAGTAGTCGGCGATGACGCGGTTGTGCGCCCACCACGGCTGCTGGTAATACATGGAGGGCGGGTAATCCCGCTTGCGGCGCCCGCGCAGGGAGTATAACTCCAGATGATGGCACAGCCAATCCACGCCCTGCGCGTATTGCCAGTCGCCGATCCATTTCTGGTCCTCGAAGGTCAGGTTCCAACCCGCGGTGCCGTAGGTCTCGGACAGGACGCGGCGCCCGCCGAACTGGTGGGCGACACTGGACACCTGCTTGTTGAGCAGCGGGTCAACAATGTGGCGCCCGAGGTGGTCAATCCCCGGCACCTGCATGTACTCGTAGTGCGGCATGGCGCCGCCGATGTGGCGGATCTGAACCGCGAGGTTATCCTCGTACAGTTGGTGGCCGGTGAGTGCCAGGTTGTTCTGCTCGCACCAGTCGTAGATGCGCTTCGAGAAGTTCTCGACGTACTGATCCGTCACCGTGCTCCAGAAATCGTAGCGGACGCGGTGGAAATCTCCGCACTCATAGAATAGCGACAGCAGGTTGTCGAGCAGGTCGTAGCCGTTGCGCTCCTCGAAGATGCGCGGCAGATCCTCGGTCCACGGCACGTGGCGGTAGTTCGGCTCGTCGGTGAAGATGCCGGGGATGGTTTTCGCGAACTCGTCGCCGACACGTCGCTTGTACGCCTCGTGGGTCAACTCGATGAACTTCTCGACCACTGTCGGCTTGAGCAGGTCGACGAACCCGTGCGTCGCCATGTAGAGGTGAAACACGGTCGCGTCGCCGACGTCGGACGGCAGGTGGTGGTCGGGCAGGCGGCGCAGGTTCGCGACCTCCTTGCCGCGGCGCTGCCCGATGAACGTAGCCAGCGGGTGCCGCTGCGGCTGATACACATCGGGGTCAACCTCCGCCAACACGACGGTCTTCTGGCGCCATTCCGGGCCCATGTCGGGGATGACGGAGCCGACCGAGCCGCTCGGCCATTTGTCTTCGTCGTAGAGCCAGGCGTCCGTGCCGACCTTGCGGCTCTCGTCCACCGCGGCCTCGATACACTCCATCCAGCGCTCGGAGAGGTACGGCGTGACCAGGCCCTCGCGGGCGTGCATGAAGTGCCCGCCGAGGCCCGCGTCTTTCATCTCGCGGATCTGGCGGCGCAGCTCGTCGGGGTCGAGATCATCGTTCCACGACCAGAACGGGATGCCGCGATACTGCTTGCCGTCGCGGCCGGCCCGGCGGAATTTCTCTTCGAGTCTCATTGGTGACTCCTCCGTGAATCGCTTCGCCCCAGGTGCTGCCCGAGACTGCTGCGCTAGCGCCCCGCGGCGGGGTGTGTCGCCGTGACATTGCTCTGGTCGGCGCGGCCCGTGGCGCAGAAGCAGACGCAGGCGAGAGCCCACATGGCCGCCTGCCGCCACATTCCACGAGTTCCGTGCATTAGGGACCGACGCCGAGGACGGCCTGACCCTCCACAGGGACCTCGTCTGGAAGCGTCTGCGGATCCTACCGGCGCTGCGGCAATCCCCATGACTCCACGGTTCATGACCCCGTGTGGCCGAAGCCGCCTGCGGAGCGCTCGGTGTCGTCGAGCGCCGGGATTTCTCTCACCTCCGCCCGGCACACGGGAGCGATGACGATCTGCGCGATGCGGTCGCCGCGGCGCACGACGAATGGCTCGTCGCCGGCGTTGAACAGGATGACGCCGACGGGCCCGCGGTAATCCGCATCAATCGTCCCCGGCGTGTTGAGCACGGTGATGCCATGGTGCAAGGTGAGCCCGCTGCGCGGGCGCACCTGCGCTTCCCAGCCCGCCGGGACGGCAATCCGTATGCCGGTCGGAATAAGCGCCCGCGCTCCGGGCGCGATGACCTGCTCGTCCGCGACGGCGGCGTGCAGATCCATACCGGACGATCCCGCGGTCTGGTAGGTCGGCAGCGGCAGTCCCTCGCCCTCCGGCAGGCGTTCGACCTCGATGAGGATTCTGTCGTGCATCAGACGGGTTACCAGTCGCTCACGTGGGCGGAATGACAGCGCGTTGACGCGAACATCCGTGACCGCATCAGGTGCGCTGACGGCGCTCGGCCACCGGGACTTGGCCTGCGATGCCCGCGATCACATGCGCATGGGCTGTTGCGCCGACTTATTCTCTGGGCGCGGCGCCGTTCCTCCCCCGCCGTGATGGCTGGCGCGACAGGGCGACCAGTCGCGCGGCGCCGCGTGTTCCCGGCGCATGAGAAGGCCGCTGAGCTGAGCACCCGCGCCGGGCCGGCATGATCTGCGCATCGTCGCGACGCGACGAGATCTGGACGGGGGCCGCGTGTAGACGGCATTCGCCGAGCGCACAAACCGCGGCCAAATGTGGAATAACCGTGCAGCATCAAATCATGGGCTGCGGCCACCGGCGGGTGGTGGCGGTGGCCTGTCGTGGTGGGGCTATGAGCATGACCAGCGAGACCGCTGAGGCGCAAGAGCTTCTGCTCCAGGCTGTGGCCCCGATCGCCAGCGACTTGGCGGCAGTGTTCGACCGCCTGGTGGCCGCGCGGCGGGCCGTGGGCCTGTACCAAGACGACCATCCGATTGCCGCGGCTGCGCGAGACGAGGCCGGCCTCG
Proteins encoded in this region:
- the dut gene encoding dUTP diphosphatase, which produces MHDRILIEVERLPEGEGLPLPTYQTAGSSGMDLHAAVADEQVIAPGARALIPTGIRIAVPAGWEAQVRPRSGLTLHHGITVLNTPGTIDADYRGPVGVILFNAGDEPFVVRRGDRIAQIVIAPVCRAEVREIPALDDTERSAGGFGHTGS